One Myxococcaceae bacterium JPH2 genomic window, CGATGCAGCGCCAGCGCCACCAGTCCGTAGCGCTCCACGAACGCGACCTCCTTCAAGCCGCGCCCCACCAGCGGACTGCCCACCGGCACGCTCGCCTCCACGAGCAGCGCGTCGGGTGCGCCCAGCTCACCCTCCGCCAGACGCACGTCGGGCCGCAGCTCGATGCCCCGCAGGTCCTTCACCCGCAGGATGTCCTCGCGCTGCCCTTCGATGAGCAGCCGCTCGTCTCCTCGCAGGCGCAGCGAGGGTGTCGCGGCCAGCGTCCGCCCCTCGCGCAGCACGCCCACCACGCGCAGCCCGAGCCCCTCGGTGAGCTCCGCCAGCTCGCGCCCCGTGTAGCGCGAGCCGGGCGGCAGGATGGCCTCCGTCAGGTAGTCGCGCAGCGTCCATCCGCCCTCGGCGTCCTTGCCCTCGCGCGCGGGCAAGAGCCGAGGCCCCAGCAGCACCACCACGAGCAGGCCCACGAGCACCACGGGCAGCCCCACCGGCGTCAGCTCGGTGACGCCCATGGGCCGCATCCCCAGCCGCTTGAGCGCGGCGGACACCACCAGGTTGGTGGACGTGCCGTACAAGAGCAGGGTGCCGCCCAGCATGGACGCATAGGCCAGCGGCAGCAGCACCTTGCTCGTGGGCACCTTGGCCCGGTTCGCCGCGCCAATGGCCACCGGAAGGAAGGCCGCCGTCGTCACGGTGTTGGAGATGATGGAGGAGAAGGCCGCCACCGTCACCATCATCGCCAGCAGGAAGCCGCGCTGGCCGAAGCGCGCGAAGAAGGCCAGCCGCTGCCCGATGAGCTGCACCACGCCCGTGGAGGCGAGCCCCTGGGTCATCGCCAGCAGCGTGAAGATGAAGATGACCGTGTCGTTGCTGAAGCCCTCGAAGGCCTGCGCTGGCGTCAGAACCCCCGTCAGCGCCAACAGGCACACCACGCTCAGCGCGCTGAACTCGAGGGGGATGGCGTCGAACGAGAAGAGCACCAGCGCGACGAGCACCAGGCCCAGGACGATGGCGATGTTCATGGGGTCCACGCCCCACCCTGGAGTCGCGCTCCGCGTGAAGACAGTCCCCTGGCGCACTGCGCCGTCAGCTACTGGATGACCGCCTTCTCATAAGTGGAATTAGTGCGGACCGGGGCCGGGGCCGGTTGACTGCCGGACGCCAGTTGCTTTTGGAGCGCCGCTCCAGAAGGTTTGTCGCTCTTCCGCAAGTAGGGTGATCCCCCCTTGGACCAGACGCGGGAGACCCTAACTTGAGACAACACGAGGAGACTCCGATGGCTACGACGCAAGCGGCCGCCGTGGCGCAAAACGCGCCCACGAAGAACCCCACGCTGCTGGCCTGGGTGGCCAAGATGGCGGCAATGACCCAGCCCGATCGCATCGTCTGGTGCGACGGTTCTGAGGCTGAGAAGAAGCGGATGACGGAGGAGGCCGTGAAGGACGGCACCCTCATCCCGCTGAACCAGGAGAAGCGCCCGGGCTGCTACCTGCACCGCTCCAACCCCAACGACGTGGCGCGCGTCGAGCACCTCACGTTCATCTGTACGCCCAACAAGACGGACGCGGGCCCCACCAACAACTGGATGGAGCCGGACGAGGCGTACACGAAGCTGGGCCAGCTCTTCGATGGCTGCATGAAGGGCCGCACCATGTACGTGGTGCCCTACGCCATGGGGCCGCTGGGCAGCCCGTTCACGAAGATTGGCGTGGAGCTGACGGACAGCAACTACGTGGTCCTCAACATGCGGATCATGACCCGCATGGGGAAGGCCGTGCTGGACCTGCTGGGCGACAGCGATGACTTCAACCGCGGCCTGCACAGCACCGGCGACGTGAACCCGGACCGCCGCTACATCTGCCACTTCCCCCAGGACAACACCATCTGGAGCTTCGGCTCTGGATATGGCGGCAACGTGCTCTTGGGCAAGAAATGCCTGGCGCTGCGCATCGGCAGCTACCTGGGCCGCGAGGAGGGCTGGCTCGCCGAGCACATGCTCATCCTCGGCGTCACCAGCCCCCAGGGCGAGACCACGTACGTGGCCGCGGCCTTCCCGTCCGCGTGTGGCAAGACCAACTTCGCCATGCTCATCCCGCCCAAGGAGTACAAGGGCTGGAAGATCGAGACCGTGGGCGATGACATCGCGTGGATGCGCCCGGGTCCGGATGGCCGCCTGTACGCCATCAACCCGGAGGCCGGCTATTTCGGCGTGGTCCCCGGCACCAACTACAAGACGAACCCCAACGCGATGGAGACCATCGCCAAGGACACCCTCTTCACCAACGTGGCGCTGACGCCCGACGGTGACGTGTGGTGGGAGGGCAAGGACGGCGAGGTCCCCGAGGAGCTCACCGACTGGCAGGGGCGGCCCTGGAAGAAGGGCAGCGCGGAGAAGGCGGCGCACCCGAACAGCCGCTTCACCGCGCCCATGACGAACAACCCGGTGCTGAGCGCCAAGTCCAACGACCCGATGGGCGTTCCCATCAGCGCCATCATCTTTGGCGGCCGTCGCTCCAACACCGTCCCGCTCGTGCTCCAGGCCTTCAACTGGACCCACGGCGTGTTCCTGGGCGCCACCATGGGCAGCGAGACGACCGCCGCCGCCACCGGCAAGGTGGGCGTGGTGCGCCGCGACCCCATGGCCATGCTGCCCTTCTGCGGCTACCACATGGGCGACTACCTCCAGCACTGGCTGGACATGCAGAAGTCCATCCCGCAGCTGCCGAAGATCTTCCAGGTCAACTGGTTCCGGCAGGACAAGAACGGCAAGTTCCTGTGGCCAGGCTACGGCGACAACATGCGCGTGCTCGAGTGGATCGTGAACCGCGTCCACGGCCGCGTGCCCACGCAGGAGACGCTGCTGGGCTGGGTGCCGCGCAAGGACCAGGGCCTCAACCTCCAGGGCCTGGACGTGGCCCCCGAGGCCATCTCCGAGGCCACCTCCATCAAGGAGGACGAGTGGAAGACCGAGCTGAAGAGCCAGGAAGTCTTCTTCGAGCAGCTCGGCACCAAGGCGCCCGAGGCGCTGATGCTCCAGCGCAAGCTGCTGATGTCCCGCCTGGGCGGGTAGTCGAGCACGCCTGACGTTCGAGTGAGTGCCCGCCGGGGCCGCCCTCACCCTTCCACGGGGTGCGCGCGGCCCCGGTTCATTTGCGGGGACAGGTGGGCGGGTGTTCGCTGGCGGAACGATTCAGCGCTAGGCTGCCGGCCCCATGAGACTGGTCTTCGTGTTGACGGTGGCCCTGGCCCTGGCGCCCGCGGCCGCGCTGGCCCAGCGGGGCGGCACGGCGAAGAGCGCGAACGCTCCCGCCCTCATCAAAGAGGGCGAGCGCCTCTACAAGGCGGGCAAGTACCGCGAGGCCGCCGACGTGTTGAAGAAGGCGAACGAGGCGCAGCCGCACCCCAAGCTCCTCTTCAACATCGCCGTGGCGCTGGAGTACGCGGGCGAGCTGCGCGAGTCGCTCACCTGGTACCAGCAATACGTGGGCAGCTCCGAGGGCACGGACCCGGAGCTGCTCAAGAAGAGCACCCGCTACATGGAGCGCGTGCGCGCGCAGCTCGAGCGCGAGGAGCACGCCCAGTCCACCGCCGACGCGGACCGCAAGCGCCTGGAGGCGGAGGCCGAGGCCTCGCGCCTCAAGGCCGAGCAGGAGCAGCAGGCCGCTCGCCGCGCCGAGGAAGAGAACCGGGTGCGTCAGCAGGCCGAGGCGGAGCGCGAGATGAAGTCCTACAAGCGCCAGCGCCTGGGCGCCTTCGCCGCGGGTGGCGTGGCGGTGGTGGGCGTGGGCGCGGGCGTGCTCTTCGGCATGCAGGCGCGGGACGCGCGCAAGCAGTTCGACTCGGCGACGAAGCTGGCGGACAAGGAGAGCTTCAAGAGCGACACGCGCAGCAAGGCGCTCCTGGCGGACATCGGCTTCGGCGTGGGCCTGGTGAGCGCCATCACCGCCATCGTGCTGTATCCCAAGGAAGGTCCCCCGGCCGCGGGCGAGGTGCGGGTCACGATGGCGCCTCGGGGCGCTGGTGCCGGTATGGAGGTGAGCTTCTGATGCGCGCGCTGGGATTCATGGCAGTGGGAGCGGTGCTGTTCGCCGGGTGCAGCTTCACGACGGCCGGCGGCCTCACGGAGTGCGAGACGAGCGCGGACTGCGGCGCCAACCGCGTGTGCACGCAGGGCTACTGCCTGCCGCAGCCGGACGGGTGCGACCGCGTGCTCGGCGCCACCACGGTGGCCAACGCCATCCCGCTGGGCGCCGTGCTGCCCATCACCACCAGCGAGGGCACGGACGAGTCCGAGGAGCAGGACCTCAACGCGCTCAAGCTCGCGCTGGATGAGGTGAACCAGTTGGAGGGCGTGGGCGGCCGCCGCTTCGTGCTCTACGTCTGTGACTCCCACGCGGACACGGACCGGGCCAAGACGCAGGCCCAGTGGATGGTGGGCGACAAGGGCGTGTCCGCCATCTTCACCTCGGGCAGCGCGCAGACCATCTCCATCAGCAGCATCACCATCCCCAAGGGCGTGCTGCTGATGAGCTACACCGCCACCAGCGCGGCCATCAGCAACCTGAGCGACAAGAACGGCGGCTCCACGGGCCTCGTGTGGCGCACCACGCCCTCGGACGTGCTCCAGGGCCGCGTCATCGCGGACATCCTCCAGGGCCGCATCACCATCAACGACCCGGCGGGGACGTTCACGCCGCCCACCAAGGTGGGCGTGGCCTACGTCAACGACGCGTACGGCCAGGGCCTCTACTCGGCCCTTCTGGACCGCTTCCAGCCCAAGCAGGTGCCGGGCGTGCAGTACCCGCGCAACGGCGACGTGGCCGCGGCGGTGACCCAGTTGGTCACGGAGAAGGCCAACCTGACGGTGCTCGCGGGCTTCCCCGAGGACAACACGCGCATCATCAACCAGGCGGTGAGCGCGGGGCTGACGCAGGCGGCGGGCTACCGGTGGTTCTTCACCGACGCGAACAAGACGTCGGACCTGTTCCCCGCGCTGGGCAACAACAAGACCGAGGTCGCGGGCGCCTACGGCACCACGCCGGCGACGGAGCGCCCCAACGACTCCGTCTATTCGCTGTTCGCCGCGCGCTTCAAGACGGCCACCAACAAGGAAGCGGGCCAGTACTCGTACACGGCCCACGCGTATGACGCCATGTACCTGGTGGCGTTGGGCCACGCGTACGCGGTGGGGCCGGACATCAACTCGCCGCAGCCCATCACCGGCAACCGCGTGGCGGAGGGGCTCACCTTCGTCACGCCGCCCGCGGGCGCGAGCCCCGCCCCGCCCACCTACGCCATCGGGCCCATCCAATTCACCTCCGCGCGCGACGAGGTGCGCGCAGGCCACGTCATCAACGTGCGCGGCGCCAGCGGCGAGCTGGACTTCGACAACGCCAAGGGCGAGGCCCCGTCGCAGTACGAGCTGTGGAAGATCGAGAACAACAAGTTCACGACCCTCCAGCTCATCACCCCGCAGGCGGACTGACGGCGCGGGCGCGGCGTTCCCGGCGCGGCGGCTACCCCGCCGGGAACATCCGCCCGAGCCCGTCCACGAGGACCTGGAGCGCGGCGGTGAAGCGCTCGGGCGGCGCCAGCAGCGAGAGCACCAGGAAGGCACCGCCCTCGAAGTCGTAGAAGTATCCCGGTTGGACTCGCACGCCCGCGTCGAGCAGCGCGAGGCACGCGGCCTCTTCCCCGGGCTCGGCGGGCACGCGCAGCACCGCGTTCCAGCCGCCGTGCGCTCGCACCACGTCCCAGGTCGCCCCGCGTGGCCTTGCGGCGAGCAGTCGCGCGCGGTTCGCGAGCACCCGCTCACGCAGCGCCTGTTGGAAGCAAGGCGCGTGGGCCAGGAGCGCGGGCACGGCGTGTTGCGCGGGCGTGTTCACGGACAGGAACGCGTCCGCCACCCACTCCAATCGGGCCAGGGCTTCGTCACGCAGTGGCTCGGGGCCGCCCACGTGCGTCCAGCCCACCTTGAGGCCGGGCAGGCCCACGGACTTGGACAGCCCACCGAGCGCGAAGGTGAGGCAGGGCAGCGCGCGGCCCGCCACGGTGGGCACGCGGTCCGGCTCGTCGTCCCAGGGGAACTCGGAGAAGACCTCGTCGCAGATGAGCGCCAGGCCTCGGCGCGCGCAGACGTCCGCGAGCGCGGCGAGTTCTCCCTCGTGCAGGAAGTGGCCGGTGGGGTTGCCGGGGTTCACCACCACCACGGCGCGGGTGCGCGCATCGCACGCGGCCTCCACCGCGCCCGCGTCCAGGCCGAAGCCATGCGCTTGCGGCAGGCGATAGGCACGCGTCTGGACGCCCTCCAGTCTCGCGAGGACGTCCACCAGGGGGTAGCACGGCGCGGGCACGAGCACGGTGTCCCCGGGCTCGCACAGGAGCTTGAGGAGCCAGCCGTAGGTCTCGCTGGTGCTCGCGGACAGGAGGATGTGCTCGGCGGACACGTGAGCGCCGCGCGCGAGCCAGGACTCCGCCACGGCGTGACGGGCGGAGGTCAGGCCCAGGGGCTCCGGGGCATAGCCCAGGCCCCCGGGGAGCGACAGGAGGTCCACGTCGGGCGCGGGCAGGCCCACGCGCGTGGGGTTGGACTCGGTGAGGTCCAGGAGTGGAAGCCCGCGCGCCTGTCGCGCCGCGTGGGCCTCGGTGAGCGCGTTGGGCGCTCGGGGGAAGTCCGTTCGGAGGGAGAAGCGGCTCACAGCCCCGTTTGGAGCATCGCGTTCGCGACGCGGCGGATCAGGTCGCGGCGCAGCTCCTGCCGACAGTATTCGATGGCCTTGTCATGGGGCTTGGGGAGTTCCGGATCGCGGGTGCGCAGCGCCGTCCGAAGCACAAGCTCCACCTTCGAAGGTTCGAGGTGGAACAGCCGAGGGCCGTCCTTCTGGAGAAAGTACGAGAGCCCGCGCTGATCAATGAGCTTGAGGAAGAAGCGCCGGACGTCCGCGAGGAGCGTGAGGTCGATGATGTCCGCCATTCGTGACGGCTTTCTCGCGCGGAAAAAACGACACGTCCATTTCACGGACGTGCACACGCGAAAACTTGCGCGACCTGTAGCACTCCTCCGGACGGCGAAGCGCCGGAGGCCGATTTATCGGCCTCGCGCGCGTTCGCTCACCAGCGGGCGGAGCGCGCGACGGAACGCGGCGTGGCGCGCGCGCGCATCCTCCAGGTAAGGCACCGGTCCCAGGACCGGAACGCCGTGACGCGCTTCCAAAAACTGGCGGTTGTCGCGTTCGGAGGGATCACGCGCGGCCGTGGAACGCGACAGCACCACCGCGCGCACCGGCACCTCGCGCGCGGCCAGCGCCTCCAGCGACAGCGCGACGTGGTTGAGCGTGCCCAGGCCCGCGCGCGCCACCAGCACCACGGGCAGGCGCAGCACCTGGATGAGGTCGATGACGTCGTGCTTGGCGTCCAGCGGCACGAACAGACCGCCCGCGCCCTCCACCACCACGGGCCCGGTGCGCAGCCGCTCCCAGGCGGCGAGCGTGACGCGGAAGTCCGGCTCCCGCCCCAGGCGGTGCGCGGCGATGCCCGGGGCCAGCGGCGCGCGGAAGCGGTGCGGACACACGGCCTCCACCGGCAGCGTGCTGCCCGCCGCCTCGCGCAGCGCCAGCGCGTCCGCGGGGTGCTTCAGCGACTCGCAGCCGCTCTCGTAGGGCTTGAAGCCCTGGGGCTGCACGCCCGCGTCCGCCAACAACGACAGGAGCGCGCGCGACACCTGCGTCTTGCCCACGCCCGTGTCGGTGCCGGTGACGAAGACCTGGAACGGAGCCTTAGCCATGGAACACCCCCACCGCGCGCAGCGCGTCCAGCGCCAGGTCCAGGTGCCCCATCGTGTGGCCCGCGGACAGGCAGAAGCGCAGGCGGCTCGTCCCCTCGGGGACGGTGGGCGGACGGATGGCCTTCACCAGGATGCCGCGCTCGCGCAGACGGCGGGCGGCGTCGAGCGCCCTCTCGGGCTCGCCCAGGACGACCGGGAAGATGGCGCTGCGCGTCTCCGCCGGGAGCCCCAGCGCGCGCAGCCCCTCGGCGAAGCGGCGGATGTTGCGCCAGAGCTGCGCACGCAAGTCGGGCACGCCCTCCACCATGTCCACCGCGGCCTCGGCGGCGGCGCACAGCGCGGCGGGCAGCGCGGTGGAGAAGATGAACGGCCGCGCCCGGCTGATGAGCAGGTCCACCACCGCGCGCGACGTGGCCACGTAGGCCCCCATGCCGCCCAGCGACTTGCTCAGCGTGCCCATCCGCAGGTCCACCCGGTCCTCCAGGCCCAGCTCCTCGCACAGGCCCGCGCCCCGAGCGCCCAGCACGCCCGTGGCGTGGGCCTCGTCCACCATCAGGGCCGCGCCATGGGCCTCGCATGCCTCCACCAGCTCGGCGAGCGGCGCCACGTCTCCGTCCATGGAGAACACCGTGTCGGTGACCACCAGCTTGCGCCGCGCCTCCGTGCGCGCCAGGGCGTCGCGGAGCGCGGACACGTCCGCGTGCGGATAGACGACGACGCGCGCGCGGGACAGGCGACAGCCATCCACCAGCGACGCGTGGTTGAGCGCGTCCGAGAACACCGCGTCCTCGGGCCCCACCAGCGCGGGGAGGATGCCCGTGTTGGCCGCATAGCCGGAGTTGAAGAGGAGCACCGCCTCGGCGCGCTCGAAGGCGGCCAGCCGCGCCTCCAGTCGATGGTGCGCGGGCGTGTCCCCCACCACCAGCCGGCTGGCGCCCGTGCCCAGGCCCAGGTGCTCCACCGCGAGCCGCGCCGCCTCGCGCACCGGGGCCGACGACGCCAGCCCCAGGTAGTCATTCGAGGAGAAGTTGATCAGCGTCTCGCCGCCCAGCCGCACCACCGGGCCCTGCGGCGAGTCGAGCGGCTCCACGTAGCGACGCAGCCCGCGGGCGGAGAGAGTCTCCAGGTCCGCGCGGGCCCATGCCGCCGTCACTCCACCACTCATCACGGCTCCTGTCGGGGCTCCAGCGGCCGGATGCCGGCCTTCTCCAGGAGCGCCATGTCCTGCGTGTACTGGGGGTTGCCGGTGGTCAGCAGCTTCTCGCCGAAGAAGAGCGAGTTGGCGCCCGCCATCATGCAAAGCAGCTGGGCCTCCTCGTTCATCTGCATGCGGCCGGCGGACAGGCGCACCATGGACTGCGGCATGAGGATGCGCGCGGTGGCGATGGTGCGCACCATCTCGATGGACTCGACGCGCTTCTGCTCGGCCAGCGGCGTGCCCGCCACGGGGACCAGCGCGTTGATGGGCACCGACTCCGGGTGCATCTCCTGATTGGCCAGCGTGCGCAGCAGGTTGCAGCGGTCGTCCACGGACTCGCCCATGCCGATGATGCCACCGCAGCACACGGAGATGCCCGCGTCACGCACGCGCGCCAGCGTGTTCAGCCGGTCCTGGTACGTGCGCGTGGAGATGATGTCCTCGTAGTGCTCGGAGGACGTGTCCAGGTTGTGGTTGTACGCGGTGAGCCCTGCGTCCTTGAGGCGCCGAGCCTGCGCGTCGGACACCATGCCCAGCGTGGCGCAGGCCTCCATGCCCATCGCGCGCACGCCGCGCACCATCTCCAGCACGCTGTCGAACTGCGGGCCGTCCTTCACCTCGCGCCAGGCCGCGCCCATGCAGAAGCGGGTGGCGCCGGCCTCGCGCGCCTGCGACGCGGACTTGAGCACCTCCGGCACCGACATCAGCTTCTCCGCCTGGACGCCCGTCTTGTAGCGCGCCGCCTGCGGGCAGTACGCGCAGTCCTCCGGGCACCCGCCCGTCTTGATGGACAGGAGCGAGCACAGCTGGACCTTGTTCTCCTGGAACACGGCCCGGTGCACCGTCTGCGCCCGGAACACCAGCTCCAGCAGCGGCAGGTCATAGAGCGCGCGAATCTCGGCGAGCGACCAGTCGTGACGCACGGTCACGCCCGGGGGCGGCGCGGCGACGTGGTGGGCATGGCCGTGGAAGGACTCGCTGGCGGACTCGGACATGGGCTCCTCGAGCAGGCGGGTGAGGGGCGCGAAACTGCGCGGTGCGCCGGGCATTGTCAACGCTGTCGCGAGAACAGGTTGACGACTTCCGGTCGGAGCATGGCTCCGAGTCTTTCTCGCCTTGACACCCCCGCTCGGCCGCCGAGCGTGCGGCCCGGGGCGACGAGGCAGGGAAACGTCGGGGGTCTGGGGTAGACACCCAACCCATGGCGAAGGCGAAGACGCACTACACCTGCCAGGCGTGCGGGTATCAGTCGGCGAAGTGGCTCGGGAAGTGCCCGGACTGTGGCGCGTGGAGCTCCCTGGTGGAGGAGTCCGAGGCGAAGGCGGAGGACAAGCGCCCGGCCTGGGGCGCCTCGGGCGGTGCGGCGAAGCCGGTGCTGCTGCAGGACGTGACGGGGGAGACGGAGGCGCGGCGCCAGACGGGCATCGCCGAGTTCGACCGGGTGCTGGGCGGCGGCGTGGTGGCCGGCTCGCTCGTGCTCCTGGGCGGAGACCCCGGCATCGGCAAGTCCACGCTGCTGCTCGCGGCGTTGGACCGGCTGGCGCGCCACGGCCCGGTGCTCTACGTCTCGGGTGAAGAGAGCCTCCGCCAGACGAAGATGCGCGCCGAGCGCCTGCGCGTGGAGAGCCCCGCCATCCACCTGTTCGCGGAGACGGACGCGGAGCGCATCCTGAACGCGGCCGAGGCGCTCAAGCCCCAGGCACTGGTGGTGGACTCCATCCAGACCATGTACCTGCCGGACCTGGGCAACGCCCCGGGCAGCATCACCCAGGTGCGCGAGGTGGCCGGGCGGCTGATGGCCTTCGCCAAGCGCAGCGGCGTGCCCACCTTCATCGTGGGCCACGTCACGAAGGAAGGCTCCATCGCGGGCCCGCGCGTGCTGGAGCACATGGTGGACACCGTCCTCTACTTCGAGGGCGAGCGCGGCCACCCGTTCCGCATCCTGCGCGCGCACAAGAACCGCTTCGGCTCCACCAACGAGATTGGCGTCTTCGAGATGAAGGGCGCGGGCCTCGTGGAGGTTCCGGACCCCTCCGCCCTCTTCCTGTCCGAGCGCCCCACGGGCAAGTCCGGCAGCGTGGTGACGAGCACGCTCAACGGCACCCGGCCCCTGCTCGTGGAGGTCCAGGCGCTGGTGGCCCCCACCGGCTACGGCACCGCGCGGCGCACGGCCATCGGCGTGGACGGCAACCGCGTGGCGCTGCTGGCCGCCGTGCTGGAGAAGAAGGAGGAGATTCCCCTCGTGGGCTGCGACCTGTTCGTCAACGTCGCCGGCGGCATGCAGTTGAGCGAGCCCGCGTGCGACCTGGCCGTGTGCGCGGCGCTGGTCAGCAGCCTCCAGAACCGGCCGCTCGACGGCAAGACGCTGGTGCTGGGCGAAGTGGGGCTCGCGGGCGAGGTGCGCGCGGTGGGCCAGGTGGAGGCACGCCTCGCCGAGGCCGCGAAGATGGGCTTCCAGCGCGCCGTGCTGCCCCTGGGGAGCGCGCGCCGCGTGGAGGGCTCGCGACTCCAGCTCGTCGGCGTGGAGACGCTCGGCGAGGCGCTGACCGCCATGTTCGACTGACCGCGCGCTCCACGCTCCGTCGCGGACACATTCACTTGAAGTGAATTTCATTTCACGGTGCGATGGGGCTCCCGGCTGCGCCAGACCCGGCGCCCGGTCCGCGACAGGGAGCAACCATGAAGCGCTGGATGACGTGGGCAGCAGTGGGGCTGGCGGCCATCACCCTCGGGGCGTGCGGCGACGTGGGAAGCATGGAGCCCATGGACGAGGCGCCGGCCCAGGTGGAGCAGGGCATCGGCACGTCGCCTCTGTGCACGTCCGGGCAGACGTTGCAGGGCAAGACGGAGGTGACGGGCGCCTGTGGGACGTG contains:
- a CDS encoding SLC13 family permease; this encodes MNIAIVLGLVLVALVLFSFDAIPLEFSALSVVCLLALTGVLTPAQAFEGFSNDTVIFIFTLLAMTQGLASTGVVQLIGQRLAFFARFGQRGFLLAMMVTVAAFSSIISNTVTTAAFLPVAIGAANRAKVPTSKVLLPLAYASMLGGTLLLYGTSTNLVVSAALKRLGMRPMGVTELTPVGLPVVLVGLLVVVLLGPRLLPAREGKDAEGGWTLRDYLTEAILPPGSRYTGRELAELTEGLGLRVVGVLREGRTLAATPSLRLRGDERLLIEGQREDILRVKDLRGIELRPDVRLAEGELGAPDALLVEASVPVGSPLVGRGLKEVAFVERYGLVALALHRRPAIQRATKLQLLGRVFGERSMSMLPLSVGDVLLLRGPREKVEALASGTQLVVLGGHEYQPPRYGKAALAVALFLGALAAGSLGVLPLSVAGLTGMLAMIATRCVDARQAFRVDWRVVLLIGCMMALGVAMEVSGAGHFLGGVVARLGASGGPRGVLVLLMVLTLGLSAPMSNQAAALVVLPVAVDVARRLGVDARPFAMGVALAASCSFITPLEPSCVLVYGPGHYRFSDFFRLGTPLTVVLLVLLAVAVPWMWPFQP
- a CDS encoding phosphoenolpyruvate carboxykinase (GTP) — its product is MATTQAAAVAQNAPTKNPTLLAWVAKMAAMTQPDRIVWCDGSEAEKKRMTEEAVKDGTLIPLNQEKRPGCYLHRSNPNDVARVEHLTFICTPNKTDAGPTNNWMEPDEAYTKLGQLFDGCMKGRTMYVVPYAMGPLGSPFTKIGVELTDSNYVVLNMRIMTRMGKAVLDLLGDSDDFNRGLHSTGDVNPDRRYICHFPQDNTIWSFGSGYGGNVLLGKKCLALRIGSYLGREEGWLAEHMLILGVTSPQGETTYVAAAFPSACGKTNFAMLIPPKEYKGWKIETVGDDIAWMRPGPDGRLYAINPEAGYFGVVPGTNYKTNPNAMETIAKDTLFTNVALTPDGDVWWEGKDGEVPEELTDWQGRPWKKGSAEKAAHPNSRFTAPMTNNPVLSAKSNDPMGVPISAIIFGGRRSNTVPLVLQAFNWTHGVFLGATMGSETTAAATGKVGVVRRDPMAMLPFCGYHMGDYLQHWLDMQKSIPQLPKIFQVNWFRQDKNGKFLWPGYGDNMRVLEWIVNRVHGRVPTQETLLGWVPRKDQGLNLQGLDVAPEAISEATSIKEDEWKTELKSQEVFFEQLGTKAPEALMLQRKLLMSRLGG
- a CDS encoding ABC transporter substrate-binding protein, with the translated sequence MRALGFMAVGAVLFAGCSFTTAGGLTECETSADCGANRVCTQGYCLPQPDGCDRVLGATTVANAIPLGAVLPITTSEGTDESEEQDLNALKLALDEVNQLEGVGGRRFVLYVCDSHADTDRAKTQAQWMVGDKGVSAIFTSGSAQTISISSITIPKGVLLMSYTATSAAISNLSDKNGGSTGLVWRTTPSDVLQGRVIADILQGRITINDPAGTFTPPTKVGVAYVNDAYGQGLYSALLDRFQPKQVPGVQYPRNGDVAAAVTQLVTEKANLTVLAGFPEDNTRIINQAVSAGLTQAAGYRWFFTDANKTSDLFPALGNNKTEVAGAYGTTPATERPNDSVYSLFAARFKTATNKEAGQYSYTAHAYDAMYLVALGHAYAVGPDINSPQPITGNRVAEGLTFVTPPAGASPAPPTYAIGPIQFTSARDEVRAGHVINVRGASGELDFDNAKGEAPSQYELWKIENNKFTTLQLITPQAD
- a CDS encoding pyridoxal phosphate-dependent aminotransferase; amino-acid sequence: MSRFSLRTDFPRAPNALTEAHAARQARGLPLLDLTESNPTRVGLPAPDVDLLSLPGGLGYAPEPLGLTSARHAVAESWLARGAHVSAEHILLSASTSETYGWLLKLLCEPGDTVLVPAPCYPLVDVLARLEGVQTRAYRLPQAHGFGLDAGAVEAACDARTRAVVVVNPGNPTGHFLHEGELAALADVCARRGLALICDEVFSEFPWDDEPDRVPTVAGRALPCLTFALGGLSKSVGLPGLKVGWTHVGGPEPLRDEALARLEWVADAFLSVNTPAQHAVPALLAHAPCFQQALRERVLANRARLLAARPRGATWDVVRAHGGWNAVLRVPAEPGEEAACLALLDAGVRVQPGYFYDFEGGAFLVLSLLAPPERFTAALQVLVDGLGRMFPAG
- the bioD gene encoding dethiobiotin synthase, with amino-acid sequence MAKAPFQVFVTGTDTGVGKTQVSRALLSLLADAGVQPQGFKPYESGCESLKHPADALALREAAGSTLPVEAVCPHRFRAPLAPGIAAHRLGREPDFRVTLAAWERLRTGPVVVEGAGGLFVPLDAKHDVIDLIQVLRLPVVLVARAGLGTLNHVALSLEALAAREVPVRAVVLSRSTAARDPSERDNRQFLEARHGVPVLGPVPYLEDARARHAAFRRALRPLVSERARGR
- the bioF gene encoding 8-amino-7-oxononanoate synthase — protein: MSGGVTAAWARADLETLSARGLRRYVEPLDSPQGPVVRLGGETLINFSSNDYLGLASSAPVREAARLAVEHLGLGTGASRLVVGDTPAHHRLEARLAAFERAEAVLLFNSGYAANTGILPALVGPEDAVFSDALNHASLVDGCRLSRARVVVYPHADVSALRDALARTEARRKLVVTDTVFSMDGDVAPLAELVEACEAHGAALMVDEAHATGVLGARGAGLCEELGLEDRVDLRMGTLSKSLGGMGAYVATSRAVVDLLISRARPFIFSTALPAALCAAAEAAVDMVEGVPDLRAQLWRNIRRFAEGLRALGLPAETRSAIFPVVLGEPERALDAARRLRERGILVKAIRPPTVPEGTSRLRFCLSAGHTMGHLDLALDALRAVGVFHG
- the bioB gene encoding biotin synthase BioB; the encoded protein is MSESASESFHGHAHHVAAPPPGVTVRHDWSLAEIRALYDLPLLELVFRAQTVHRAVFQENKVQLCSLLSIKTGGCPEDCAYCPQAARYKTGVQAEKLMSVPEVLKSASQAREAGATRFCMGAAWREVKDGPQFDSVLEMVRGVRAMGMEACATLGMVSDAQARRLKDAGLTAYNHNLDTSSEHYEDIISTRTYQDRLNTLARVRDAGISVCCGGIIGMGESVDDRCNLLRTLANQEMHPESVPINALVPVAGTPLAEQKRVESIEMVRTIATARILMPQSMVRLSAGRMQMNEEAQLLCMMAGANSLFFGEKLLTTGNPQYTQDMALLEKAGIRPLEPRQEP
- the radA gene encoding DNA repair protein RadA — translated: MAKAKTHYTCQACGYQSAKWLGKCPDCGAWSSLVEESEAKAEDKRPAWGASGGAAKPVLLQDVTGETEARRQTGIAEFDRVLGGGVVAGSLVLLGGDPGIGKSTLLLAALDRLARHGPVLYVSGEESLRQTKMRAERLRVESPAIHLFAETDAERILNAAEALKPQALVVDSIQTMYLPDLGNAPGSITQVREVAGRLMAFAKRSGVPTFIVGHVTKEGSIAGPRVLEHMVDTVLYFEGERGHPFRILRAHKNRFGSTNEIGVFEMKGAGLVEVPDPSALFLSERPTGKSGSVVTSTLNGTRPLLVEVQALVAPTGYGTARRTAIGVDGNRVALLAAVLEKKEEIPLVGCDLFVNVAGGMQLSEPACDLAVCAALVSSLQNRPLDGKTLVLGEVGLAGEVRAVGQVEARLAEAAKMGFQRAVLPLGSARRVEGSRLQLVGVETLGEALTAMFD